One genomic window of Leptospira johnsonii includes the following:
- a CDS encoding ArsR/SmtB family transcription factor, whose amino-acid sequence MSLKDMSLERETVETYSDSIVVTPSSAKGVSQDRDILLAIKALSDETRIRVLRILSIAPLNVQEITEVLDMGQSRISRHLKILADAGFLTFQREGSWVYYSPTVSNDDSRDFSTRFHTLLLDFEKSLPYSEQDLAKTKDILRQRDLKRSKYFDDVAQNWESIQSDVLDPVLYRNKILDLLPEHSRRILDLGCGPGGLIPYLLMKSQEVIGIDSSEKMIKEAKGSFLNNSQVHFLTSEIETLPEDLIQSADSVVASMVLHHLSNPPQAMKEIHRVLKDDGVFIIVDLKKHNQEIMRDNFADLWLGFESELLADWLNHTGFSLESIEEVESQKYFKVLIIKAKKRGGL is encoded by the coding sequence ATGTCACTGAAGGATATGTCTTTAGAAAGAGAAACTGTCGAAACTTACTCAGATTCGATTGTCGTTACGCCTTCTTCCGCGAAAGGGGTTTCTCAGGACCGAGATATTCTGCTCGCGATAAAGGCATTGTCAGATGAAACCCGCATTCGGGTTCTTCGGATACTTTCTATCGCCCCTCTCAATGTTCAGGAAATAACAGAAGTTCTGGACATGGGCCAATCTAGGATTTCTCGGCATTTAAAGATCCTGGCGGATGCGGGATTTTTGACATTTCAACGTGAAGGTTCTTGGGTATATTATAGCCCTACGGTTTCAAATGACGATTCACGGGATTTTTCTACAAGGTTTCATACGCTTCTTCTGGATTTTGAAAAGAGTCTTCCTTATTCGGAGCAAGATTTAGCTAAGACTAAAGATATTCTCAGACAAAGAGATCTGAAAAGATCGAAATATTTCGATGATGTTGCTCAGAATTGGGAAAGTATTCAAAGTGATGTTCTGGACCCGGTTTTATATCGGAACAAGATCTTGGATCTACTTCCGGAACATTCTCGTCGGATCTTAGACCTCGGATGTGGTCCTGGCGGTTTAATTCCTTATTTATTGATGAAGAGCCAGGAAGTTATTGGGATCGATTCTTCTGAAAAAATGATCAAAGAGGCGAAAGGTTCCTTTTTGAATAATTCCCAAGTTCATTTTCTCACATCCGAAATTGAAACCCTGCCTGAGGATCTAATTCAATCCGCAGATTCTGTCGTAGCTTCGATGGTCTTACACCATCTCTCCAATCCTCCTCAGGCCATGAAAGAAATACATAGAGTTTTAAAGGACGACGGCGTTTTCATCATAGTAGATCTAAAAAAGCATAACCAGGAAATCATGCGCGATAACTTCGCCGACTTATGGCTCGGATTCGAGTCGGAACTTCTCGCGGATTGGCTGAACCATACCGGTTTCAGCCTCGAATCTATCGAAGAAGTAGAATCTCAGAAATACTTCAAAGTATTAATAATTAAAGCTAAGAAAAGAGGAGGACTTTAA
- a CDS encoding TIGR04454 family lipoprotein, whose product MKNTFFSILTILIFAGLISCGGAKVSQAECDPVVNELISNLAVGQTPEQTEKLKAMQGQISAHLLKECMTGKYDLTCLKSSKTLAALATCKK is encoded by the coding sequence ATGAAAAACACGTTTTTTTCAATCCTTACGATTCTAATTTTTGCAGGTCTTATTTCTTGCGGCGGAGCGAAAGTGAGCCAAGCAGAATGTGATCCAGTTGTAAATGAATTGATTTCCAATCTTGCTGTTGGCCAAACTCCTGAGCAGACAGAAAAATTGAAAGCTATGCAAGGTCAAATTTCCGCTCATCTACTCAAAGAGTGTATGACTGGTAAATACGATCTTACTTGTTTAAAATCTTCTAAAACACTCGCAGCTCTCGCTACTTGTAAGAAGTAA
- a CDS encoding FecR family protein → MKNRTLVSVFAIFFTLAILPSSLFAEEEIAIVLFIVGDVSGTQDGKKVSLKKNSILKKQDELETKDGKVDLQIGPSVVVRISAFTKIKIAELSSDKKANKSKLELVSGKVFARVDKGSKKEDFTITAPSYNAGVRGTQFVVCEENEAQRKENPDNEDSDVPNGIFVKEGEVGVTTENGKNFPLKQDEEAVVSPQGLLKQPLEEFMREKMKILDGFKKIMEENYKILRDQKLQNQELLNQTKQDI, encoded by the coding sequence ATGAAAAACCGAACACTTGTATCTGTCTTTGCCATTTTTTTTACTTTAGCTATTTTACCCTCTTCACTATTCGCAGAAGAAGAAATTGCGATCGTACTGTTCATTGTAGGTGACGTTTCTGGAACCCAAGATGGAAAAAAGGTGAGCCTTAAGAAGAATTCGATTTTGAAAAAACAGGATGAGCTTGAAACGAAAGACGGAAAAGTCGATCTCCAAATTGGCCCTTCAGTCGTCGTTCGTATCTCAGCTTTTACAAAAATCAAGATTGCAGAACTGAGTTCTGACAAAAAGGCCAATAAATCAAAATTAGAACTAGTTTCCGGCAAAGTATTCGCCCGGGTAGACAAAGGTTCTAAGAAAGAGGATTTTACAATTACAGCACCTTCTTACAATGCCGGTGTTCGAGGGACGCAATTTGTAGTTTGTGAAGAAAATGAAGCTCAACGCAAAGAAAACCCTGATAACGAAGATTCCGATGTGCCAAATGGAATTTTTGTGAAAGAAGGGGAAGTCGGAGTTACTACAGAAAATGGAAAGAATTTTCCGCTAAAACAAGATGAAGAAGCTGTAGTATCTCCTCAAGGTCTTCTGAAACAACCTTTAGAAGAGTTTATGCGCGAGAAAATGAAAATTTTAGATGGCTTCAAGAAGATCATGGAAGAGAACTATAAGATTCTTCGAGATCAAAAACTTCAGAACCAAGAATTATTAAATCAAACTAAGCAAGATATATAA
- a CDS encoding DUF362 domain-containing protein, with protein MAYVVTEPCVGCKITYCAAACPVEAFREGKDYLVIDPDICINCNDCLRECPVNAIFPEDEVPVIWKDWIVLNAKESKKLPMINDLKKPLLDKNCNIKEL; from the coding sequence GTGGCATACGTAGTAACTGAGCCCTGCGTAGGGTGCAAAATTACTTACTGTGCTGCAGCCTGTCCTGTAGAAGCCTTCCGAGAAGGAAAGGATTATTTAGTCATAGATCCGGACATTTGCATCAATTGTAACGATTGTTTGAGAGAGTGTCCGGTGAACGCCATTTTTCCGGAGGATGAGGTGCCGGTGATATGGAAAGATTGGATTGTTCTGAATGCAAAAGAATCGAAAAAACTGCCGATGATCAACGATCTTAAAAAACCTCTTTTAGATAAAAATTGCAATATTAAAGAATTATGA
- a CDS encoding patatin-like phospholipase family protein, translated as MKRALVLSGGGARGAYHAGVLKYLEEIGFKPDIVCGTSVGAITASALGCGMDAARIIQLWKSIEIQKVMKYSIWNDFLDLIFRRFSPLADTTPLKYLLYSQLDFRNMRKSPMEIIITAVNILTAELVFFGNKDIDIEHVMASSAIPLIFPWQYVDGKPHWDGGVMANVPILPAVERGAKEIVVVLLSPVGGVNMGLPRSRRDGLERVFELSLIGSFQTIMANLQYQKKQKDNKKKGFTKSLLSFSEPEKTDYKIRVIGPRTSLGFGSILNFSQVQADYLISRGYEDAKIQFGED; from the coding sequence ATGAAGCGGGCTTTGGTATTATCCGGTGGAGGCGCTCGAGGAGCATATCATGCCGGGGTCCTCAAATATTTAGAAGAAATCGGATTCAAACCTGATATAGTCTGCGGAACTTCCGTGGGAGCGATCACGGCTTCCGCATTAGGCTGTGGAATGGATGCAGCCAGGATCATACAACTTTGGAAATCCATCGAAATTCAGAAGGTAATGAAATATTCCATCTGGAACGATTTTTTGGATCTGATCTTTCGTAGATTTTCTCCACTTGCGGACACAACCCCTTTAAAATACTTACTCTATTCTCAATTAGATTTTCGTAATATGAGGAAGAGTCCGATGGAGATCATCATCACGGCGGTGAATATACTTACTGCTGAGTTGGTCTTTTTCGGGAACAAAGACATAGATATAGAACATGTGATGGCTTCTTCTGCCATACCATTGATCTTTCCTTGGCAATATGTGGACGGGAAACCCCATTGGGACGGAGGAGTGATGGCGAACGTTCCGATCCTCCCTGCGGTTGAAAGAGGCGCAAAAGAGATCGTAGTCGTGTTGTTGTCTCCTGTGGGAGGAGTGAATATGGGACTTCCACGGAGTAGAAGGGACGGACTCGAAAGAGTGTTCGAACTTTCTTTGATCGGATCTTTCCAGACCATCATGGCAAACTTGCAATACCAAAAAAAACAAAAAGATAATAAGAAGAAGGGATTTACTAAATCCTTATTATCCTTCTCCGAACCTGAAAAAACGGATTATAAGATCAGAGTGATCGGGCCGAGGACTTCTCTCGGTTTTGGAAGTATATTAAATTTCTCTCAAGTGCAAGCGGACTATCTGATCAGCCGCGGATACGAAGACGCTAAGATTCAATTCGGGGAAGATTAA
- a CDS encoding DUF1564 family protein, which translates to MKSTVFQNEKLKRKAKIVKNPYPSTALIPERLWRKVPVDCKRNFPRYLKRMQEKYGLLLQSQRYMGRNPLRTSFQAKGQNLVRHSYRPKEENYQELRNMALAHGVSINYIIALMIHWESLQVDERILSHFWRNRKPPTSRIIDIRRILNLETREIQIILVGWPRKFVLERGSPNWG; encoded by the coding sequence ATGAAATCTACCGTTTTCCAAAATGAGAAACTCAAACGAAAAGCAAAGATTGTTAAGAACCCCTATCCATCCACGGCATTGATTCCGGAAAGACTTTGGAGAAAAGTTCCTGTTGATTGCAAACGAAACTTTCCTCGGTATTTGAAGCGCATGCAAGAGAAGTATGGCTTGCTACTTCAATCCCAGAGATACATGGGAAGAAATCCTCTCAGGACTTCCTTTCAGGCGAAAGGTCAAAATTTAGTTCGCCATAGTTATCGCCCAAAAGAAGAAAATTATCAAGAGCTGCGAAATATGGCTCTTGCACATGGTGTTTCTATAAATTATATAATTGCGTTAATGATTCATTGGGAATCTCTTCAAGTGGATGAAAGAATTCTTTCTCACTTTTGGCGAAATCGAAAACCACCAACTTCAAGGATTATAGATATTCGTCGTATTTTGAATTTAGAAACCCGAGAGATTCAGATTATTTTAGTGGGATGGCCTCGGAAGTTCGTTCTCGAAAGAGGGTCTCCTAATTGGGGCTAA
- a CDS encoding FecR family protein → MDENFEHKIKKAIEGEKNEYSSSIEKLSDMLSKSWAPVPSHISFDEIYEKAQASKIISFKKPLLYTLASAAAIMIGAFGFLILQNPKVDPVKNELGVSVTKIIGKGYLFSPDSEKLLALNEGESVGSGQILKTEPGSKLFLNIAKGEGMVLEGSTELEIMKEGKQFFRLRNGSILVHLHKNLKKDEFRIITETGLVEVRGTKFEVRESPKEGTIVSVLEGRVAAKSSSEPNRGEQVLEPGQKIRLGVKGFQRTFLSSTEQKDLGFKFSELHVDEIPRNSEKSFSNKDDLFNEYQRLERVILSNGETLEGVIVDMDENFMYLQTLEKEIKIQRDSVMEVIQLR, encoded by the coding sequence ATGGACGAAAATTTCGAACATAAAATAAAGAAGGCGATCGAAGGTGAGAAGAACGAATACAGTTCTTCTATCGAAAAATTGTCGGATATGCTTTCCAAATCCTGGGCACCCGTTCCTTCACATATTTCTTTCGATGAAATTTACGAAAAGGCCCAAGCTTCTAAAATTATTAGCTTCAAAAAACCGTTATTATATACTCTTGCTTCTGCTGCTGCGATAATGATCGGAGCATTCGGTTTTCTTATTTTACAAAATCCTAAAGTTGATCCGGTAAAGAACGAACTCGGCGTCTCAGTAACAAAGATTATCGGAAAAGGATACTTATTCTCCCCTGATTCCGAAAAACTATTAGCCTTAAATGAAGGTGAGTCTGTAGGTTCCGGACAGATCCTTAAAACAGAGCCTGGATCTAAGCTTTTCTTAAATATTGCTAAGGGAGAAGGTATGGTCTTAGAGGGATCTACAGAACTCGAGATCATGAAAGAAGGAAAACAATTTTTCCGGCTTCGCAATGGCAGTATCTTAGTTCATTTGCATAAAAACTTAAAGAAAGACGAATTTAGGATCATAACTGAAACAGGTTTGGTTGAAGTTAGAGGAACAAAATTCGAAGTCAGAGAAAGTCCTAAAGAAGGAACGATTGTCTCCGTTTTAGAGGGGAGGGTAGCCGCAAAAAGCAGCAGTGAGCCTAACCGTGGAGAGCAAGTTTTGGAACCTGGCCAAAAGATCCGCTTAGGTGTAAAAGGATTCCAACGTACTTTCCTATCTTCTACTGAGCAAAAGGATCTTGGCTTTAAATTTTCAGAACTTCACGTAGATGAGATTCCTAGAAATTCCGAAAAATCTTTTTCCAATAAAGACGATCTATTTAACGAATACCAAAGGTTAGAGAGAGTCATTCTTTCCAATGGAGAAACCTTAGAAGGTGTGATCGTCGATATGGACGAAAATTTTATGTATTTACAAACTCTCGAAAAGGAAATAAAAATCCAAAGAGATTCGGTAATGGAGGTGATTCAACTTCGTTAA
- a CDS encoding glycoside hydrolase family 5 protein — protein MLEIKVEDGNFIDSEGYILQLRGVNLSGSSKLPFKPDGTTHFDQSLTFHDHRKVSFVGRPLEEKEAAEHLDRLKKWGFNFLRFLVTWEAVEHLGPGKYDQSYLDYIERMVALADKKGFYVFIDPHQDVWSRFTGGDGAPGWTLEEVGMNIENIKDSDTAIVHHFQGRNYRRMSWPLNYQKYACATMFTLFFGGKTFAPKLSIHGKNVETFLQDHYIEAMCRIAKKVSRYKNVLGFDSLNEPSPGWIGKKNIGEFSGLGFGKILTTSPFQEMFLSEGRTVRANNAYMLGFAGFNLGKTMLNPKSVPLWQEGKHCIWRQHGVWDYDPNGAPMLLRPDYFNKYRGRKIEFYPEFMLPFIKRFKTRIQSVQKKFSIFIESDPGSLELDWNEKPKKGEGTVINATHWYDVSVLMFKRFIPWFGVHIFKQIPIFGKKNVEKAYEDTIRMIKEVSIKKMNNCPTVIGETGIPMDMNGRLAFRTKNYSHLEASLDRIITSIEKNFVHYTLWNYTPDNTHSLGDRWNEEDLSLYSLDTPKSIDEDGGRAVRAFSRPYPIRTKGDPEAISFDMEKSMFKYSFRKEGDEIPAAEIFLPEIHYGKGFEVLVNAGSWKFDSKKRILTFKGEKSVSYYGITIFPTKK, from the coding sequence ATGCTGGAAATCAAGGTAGAAGACGGGAATTTTATAGATTCGGAAGGGTATATTCTCCAGTTGAGAGGAGTAAATCTTTCGGGAAGTTCCAAACTTCCATTTAAACCGGACGGGACCACACATTTCGATCAGTCCTTAACCTTTCATGATCACAGAAAAGTTTCTTTCGTTGGAAGACCTTTGGAAGAGAAGGAAGCAGCCGAACATTTGGATCGTTTAAAGAAGTGGGGATTCAATTTTCTTCGCTTCCTCGTGACTTGGGAAGCTGTGGAACATTTAGGTCCCGGCAAGTACGATCAATCATATCTAGATTACATTGAAAGAATGGTGGCTCTTGCCGATAAAAAAGGATTCTACGTATTCATAGATCCTCACCAAGACGTTTGGTCCAGATTCACGGGAGGGGACGGTGCCCCAGGTTGGACTTTGGAAGAAGTCGGGATGAATATAGAGAATATTAAAGATTCCGATACTGCAATCGTTCATCACTTTCAGGGCAGGAATTACAGAAGAATGTCCTGGCCTCTAAACTATCAGAAGTATGCCTGTGCAACAATGTTTACTCTATTCTTCGGAGGAAAAACATTCGCACCTAAACTTTCTATTCACGGAAAGAATGTAGAAACCTTTTTACAAGATCATTATATAGAAGCGATGTGTCGTATAGCGAAAAAGGTTTCGAGATACAAAAATGTCTTAGGATTCGATTCCTTAAACGAACCTTCTCCGGGATGGATCGGCAAAAAAAATATCGGAGAATTCTCCGGACTCGGCTTTGGAAAAATTCTGACTACTTCTCCTTTCCAAGAAATGTTTTTGTCCGAAGGAAGGACAGTAAGAGCAAATAACGCGTATATGCTTGGTTTTGCAGGATTTAATTTAGGAAAGACCATGTTGAATCCCAAATCTGTTCCTTTATGGCAGGAAGGAAAACATTGTATTTGGAGACAACACGGAGTTTGGGATTACGATCCGAACGGAGCTCCCATGTTACTTCGTCCGGATTATTTTAATAAATACAGAGGAAGAAAGATAGAATTCTACCCTGAGTTTATGCTTCCATTTATTAAAAGATTCAAAACTAGAATACAATCCGTTCAGAAAAAATTCTCCATCTTCATAGAATCGGATCCAGGAAGCCTAGAATTGGACTGGAATGAAAAACCAAAAAAAGGAGAAGGAACTGTAATCAATGCGACTCATTGGTATGATGTTTCCGTTTTGATGTTCAAACGTTTTATTCCTTGGTTTGGAGTTCATATTTTTAAGCAGATTCCAATATTCGGGAAGAAGAATGTAGAGAAGGCCTACGAAGATACGATCCGAATGATCAAAGAAGTTTCTATAAAAAAGATGAATAACTGTCCCACTGTGATCGGAGAAACAGGCATCCCGATGGACATGAACGGTCGTTTAGCGTTTAGAACAAAAAATTATTCTCACTTGGAAGCTTCTCTAGATCGTATCATAACTTCTATCGAGAAAAATTTCGTACATTATACTCTTTGGAATTACACTCCTGATAATACCCATAGTTTAGGAGATAGATGGAATGAAGAAGATCTTTCACTTTATTCTTTGGACACTCCTAAAAGTATAGATGAGGATGGAGGAAGAGCGGTCAGAGCATTCTCCAGGCCGTATCCGATCCGCACAAAAGGAGATCCGGAAGCGATCAGTTTTGATATGGAAAAATCCATGTTCAAATATTCCTTCCGAAAAGAAGGAGATGAAATTCCAGCAGCAGAGATCTTTCTACCCGAAATACATTATGGAAAAGGTTTCGAGGTACTAGTAAATGCAGGAAGTTGGAAGTTTGACTCCAAAAAAAGAATACTGACCTTCAAGGGAGAAAAGTCCGTGTCCTATTACGGCATAACTATTTTCCCGACTAAAAAATAA
- the ahcY gene encoding adenosylhomocysteinase: protein MSATIQEKGLKYKVKDISLADWGREEIILAEKEMPGLMSLRKEYKGKQPLKGARIAGSLHMTIQTAVLIETLTELGAEVRWSSCNIFSTQDHAAAAIAKTGVPVFAWKGETEEEYWWCVEQTIFFEDGKGPNMILDDGGDLTMYVHEKYPQLLAEIKGVSEETTTGVKGLEKLLKKGELKLPAINVNDSVTKSKFDNLYGCRESLADGIKRATDVMLAGKVALVCGYGDVGKGSAASLRNFGARVIVTEIDPICALQAVMEGYQVLRVEDAIEFTDIVVTATGNDDIISLEHMKAMKDGAILCNIGHFDTEIQMSRLNAEKGVVKKEIKPQVDKYTFENGKSIIVLAEGRLVNLGCATGHPSFVMSCSFTNQVLAQIELWNNKYEIGVYRLPKKLDEKVAALHLEQLGVRLTTLNAKQAEYIGVPVEGPFKPEHYRY, encoded by the coding sequence ATGTCCGCTACAATACAAGAAAAAGGTTTAAAATATAAGGTTAAAGACATTTCACTCGCGGACTGGGGTCGCGAAGAAATCATTCTGGCAGAAAAAGAAATGCCGGGTCTGATGTCCTTACGCAAAGAATATAAAGGGAAACAACCTCTGAAAGGAGCGCGTATCGCTGGTTCCCTTCACATGACTATCCAAACTGCGGTTCTGATCGAAACTCTGACTGAGCTTGGAGCAGAAGTTCGTTGGTCTTCTTGTAATATCTTCTCCACTCAAGATCATGCAGCAGCTGCAATCGCAAAGACCGGAGTTCCTGTGTTCGCTTGGAAAGGTGAAACGGAAGAAGAATACTGGTGGTGTGTGGAACAGACTATCTTCTTCGAAGACGGAAAAGGCCCGAACATGATCCTGGACGACGGTGGTGACCTGACCATGTACGTTCATGAGAAATATCCTCAACTTCTCGCTGAGATCAAAGGAGTTTCTGAAGAAACTACTACAGGGGTAAAAGGTCTCGAAAAACTCCTCAAAAAAGGCGAGTTAAAACTTCCTGCGATCAATGTGAACGATTCCGTTACCAAGTCCAAATTCGACAACTTATATGGTTGTAGAGAATCCCTGGCCGACGGTATCAAACGTGCTACCGACGTCATGCTTGCTGGAAAAGTAGCACTTGTTTGCGGTTATGGAGATGTTGGAAAGGGTTCTGCTGCTTCTTTACGCAATTTCGGAGCTAGAGTGATCGTTACGGAGATCGACCCGATCTGCGCTCTTCAGGCAGTAATGGAAGGATACCAGGTTCTAAGAGTTGAAGATGCGATCGAATTCACTGATATTGTAGTAACTGCGACCGGAAACGACGACATTATTTCTCTTGAACACATGAAAGCAATGAAAGACGGAGCAATTCTTTGTAATATCGGACACTTCGACACTGAGATCCAAATGTCCAGATTGAACGCAGAGAAGGGCGTGGTGAAGAAGGAAATCAAACCTCAGGTAGACAAATATACCTTCGAGAACGGTAAATCTATTATCGTTCTCGCAGAAGGTCGTTTGGTGAACTTGGGTTGTGCGACTGGTCACCCATCTTTCGTAATGTCTTGCTCTTTCACAAACCAAGTCTTGGCTCAGATCGAACTTTGGAACAATAAGTATGAGATCGGTGTCTATAGATTACCTAAAAAATTGGATGAGAAAGTTGCAGCGTTACATTTGGAGCAATTAGGAGTTCGCCTAACCACGTTAAACGCTAAACAAGCAGAGTATATCGGAGTACCGGTAGAAGGTCCGTTCAAGCCGGAACACTACCGTTATTGA
- a CDS encoding RNA polymerase sigma factor: MASRKDFMETLYRESNGRIFDFLYKYTGNPETASDLMQDTFLNFFKKYSNSDLNKEQALKLLYTIARNRSINYAKKFSTVKESGSDDMGSYREEGQSFVRKTELSDLESRLMDCLDDLEEGERYALVLKNIEKYTLADIADIMGISIATASRLVVKATGKLVEIAKNKQILPME, encoded by the coding sequence ATGGCATCCCGAAAAGATTTTATGGAAACCCTGTATCGGGAATCCAACGGGAGAATTTTTGATTTCTTGTATAAATATACCGGAAATCCGGAAACCGCCTCTGACCTAATGCAGGATACTTTTCTTAATTTTTTTAAGAAGTATTCCAATTCCGACTTAAACAAAGAACAGGCCCTAAAGCTGTTATATACGATCGCAAGAAATCGATCGATAAACTATGCCAAGAAGTTCTCTACGGTGAAAGAATCCGGATCGGACGATATGGGGAGTTATCGGGAAGAGGGGCAAAGTTTCGTAAGAAAGACAGAACTTTCCGACTTGGAATCCAGATTGATGGATTGTTTGGACGACTTAGAAGAAGGAGAAAGATACGCTTTAGTATTAAAGAATATAGAAAAATACACGTTGGCTGATATTGCAGATATTATGGGAATCTCGATTGCGACTGCATCCAGATTGGTCGTCAAGGCGACTGGAAAACTCGTAGAGATCGCAAAAAACAAACAAATTCTGCCGATGGAATAA
- a CDS encoding DNA-methyltransferase has translation MKDILVPETSHILYNSDSRKMDRLSDESIDLVLTSPPYPMVEMWDDLFKNWDKNTKNALTKNLGNEAFEAMHLQLDKVWKECFRVLKEGGILLVNIGDATRSIGGEFSLFSNHSRILQACRNFGFTSLPDILWRKQTNSPTKFMGSGMFPVGAYVTYEHEYILILRKGGLRKYSKSETEIRRNSAFFWEERNVWFSDVWDLKGERQIFKDVGASRERTAAFPLDFAYRLVNMFSIKGDTVLDPFLGTGTTSLAALLSSRNSIGYDVDQGILEIARNKLLGAVNVSSKILQNRLQSHIDFVSDRKKQKKEIAHKNKHYGFPVVTSQETELTFESVDSSLEREHFFLKASYSRFNLQNSSKK, from the coding sequence ATGAAGGATATACTCGTTCCGGAAACTTCGCATATATTATATAATTCCGATTCGAGAAAAATGGATAGGCTTTCGGACGAAAGCATCGACCTCGTATTAACTTCACCTCCTTATCCCATGGTAGAAATGTGGGATGATCTCTTCAAAAATTGGGACAAAAATACAAAGAACGCTCTAACCAAAAACCTGGGCAATGAGGCGTTCGAGGCAATGCATTTGCAACTGGATAAGGTCTGGAAAGAGTGCTTCCGTGTTCTAAAAGAGGGGGGGATCCTGCTCGTAAACATAGGTGACGCAACTCGAAGTATCGGAGGCGAATTCAGTTTATTTTCGAATCACTCGAGAATTTTACAGGCTTGTCGTAACTTCGGCTTTACTTCTCTACCTGATATTTTATGGAGAAAACAGACTAATTCCCCGACCAAGTTTATGGGTTCAGGAATGTTTCCAGTGGGTGCCTATGTTACTTATGAGCATGAGTATATTCTGATCCTTCGGAAAGGTGGACTCAGGAAGTATTCTAAATCTGAGACAGAGATTCGACGAAATAGCGCTTTTTTCTGGGAAGAAAGAAACGTCTGGTTCTCGGATGTTTGGGACCTAAAGGGAGAAAGGCAGATTTTTAAGGATGTAGGAGCTTCGCGAGAAAGGACTGCTGCATTCCCATTGGATTTCGCCTATCGATTAGTGAATATGTTTTCCATAAAAGGGGATACTGTCTTAGATCCATTTTTAGGAACGGGGACTACATCGTTAGCAGCTCTTCTTTCCTCTAGAAATAGTATTGGGTACGATGTAGATCAGGGAATTCTTGAAATTGCCAGGAACAAGCTTCTAGGTGCAGTGAATGTTTCGTCGAAGATACTACAAAATAGATTGCAAAGTCACATTGATTTCGTTTCGGATCGGAAAAAGCAAAAGAAAGAGATTGCACATAAGAATAAGCACTATGGATTTCCAGTAGTCACTTCTCAGGAGACAGAATTGACCTTCGAATCTGTAGATTCTTCACTTGAACGCGAACATTTCTTCTTGAAAGCTAGTTATTCTCGGTTTAATCTGCAAAATTCTTCCAAAAAGTAA